In the genome of Helicobacter colisuis, one region contains:
- a CDS encoding calcium-translocating P-type ATPase, PMCA-type — MFHNIPLQELFTKFQSDQENGLTSTQALENKQKFGANIFEKSPPPTLTKQLLEALKEPMVLLLIFAALLALGINTYEYLYHNQSNFLECIGIFIAIFISVAITLIMENKSQKAFETLNAITQGNTIKTLRDGEVKLIPQEEIVNGDILLLETGNKIPCDCRIIHSQSLMCNESSLTGESMPSIKNPILSNHIPNNTYENMLYSGCFITQGNAKAICVAVGNHTEFGKIAKALDQTIQTTTPLQEKLQKLSRRITIFGASAAFLAFLIQVVFFVLRDTISFENITQAFISSVVLIVASVPEGLPTIVAISLALNIIKMSKQNALIKKLIACETIGCVNIICSDKTGTLTQNQMSVEHSFIQDRIFEFHSHSLQNLQTSPIKDSAFFMLHNAALNSTADISQKGEKYDFIGNPTECALLVFGEKIGFHYKEIRKNFKILHSFPFSSQTKNMTSLVEFKGKVLCLSKGSPEKILSQCKMMPCQDTLKINKQILYFQNLAYRVIAFAHKEIADDGDFKNRELLESEMIFDGFVAISDPLRPEVYEAIMDCKKAGIDVKILTGDNLSTAKAIGNQLHLLDHNSIAIEASELENLNQKELLQILPKIKIIARSTPDTKMQIVNTLKSQGNVVALSGDGINDAPALKNADVGIAMGISGTEVSKAASDIILLNDSFATIVKAIEWGRGIYQNFQRFIQFQLTVNLSSVIIVLFAVIAGLTAPFSALQLLWVNLIMDGPPALTLGLEPISKNLLAQKPIKRNANIITKDMLILIIINGVFIAFVCLLQYFTNFLGATPKEKSSVLFTLFVIFQLFNAFNARELHNQSIFKNLTNNRLMLGVFILTFALQVLIVEFGGEAFKTTPLDLIMWIKILFVGFSVIIVGEIVRFLLKISRKNNLS; from the coding sequence ATGTTTCACAATATTCCGCTACAAGAACTCTTTACCAAATTTCAAAGTGATCAAGAAAATGGATTAACTTCCACACAAGCCCTAGAAAACAAACAAAAATTTGGTGCAAATATCTTTGAAAAATCCCCTCCACCTACACTTACAAAGCAACTCTTAGAAGCACTCAAAGAACCTATGGTTTTATTGCTTATTTTTGCTGCCCTTCTTGCTCTTGGAATTAATACCTATGAATATCTCTACCACAATCAATCAAACTTTTTAGAATGTATTGGCATCTTTATTGCTATATTTATTTCTGTAGCTATTACGCTTATTATGGAGAATAAAAGCCAAAAAGCCTTTGAAACTCTCAATGCTATCACTCAAGGCAATACCATAAAAACTTTGCGTGATGGAGAAGTTAAGCTTATCCCGCAAGAAGAGATTGTTAATGGCGATATTTTACTTTTGGAAACTGGCAATAAGATTCCCTGCGATTGTCGCATTATACATTCTCAAAGTCTAATGTGCAACGAATCAAGCCTTACAGGTGAAAGTATGCCAAGCATCAAAAATCCTATTCTCTCTAATCACATTCCTAATAATACTTATGAAAATATGCTTTATAGCGGTTGCTTTATTACTCAAGGCAATGCAAAAGCTATTTGTGTAGCTGTTGGAAATCACACTGAATTTGGAAAAATAGCAAAAGCTCTTGATCAAACAATCCAAACCACAACACCCTTACAAGAAAAACTCCAAAAACTTAGTAGAAGAATCACAATTTTTGGAGCAAGTGCTGCATTTTTAGCTTTTCTCATACAGGTTGTCTTTTTTGTCCTAAGAGACACTATTAGTTTTGAAAACATTACACAAGCTTTTATTTCAAGCGTTGTTCTTATTGTTGCCTCTGTCCCTGAAGGTTTGCCTACCATTGTAGCCATATCATTAGCTCTTAATATTATTAAAATGTCTAAACAAAATGCCCTCATTAAAAAACTTATTGCTTGTGAAACAATTGGCTGTGTTAATATTATTTGCAGTGATAAAACTGGAACACTTACTCAAAATCAAATGAGTGTAGAACATTCCTTTATTCAAGATAGAATCTTTGAATTCCATTCTCACTCTCTACAAAATCTCCAAACAAGCCCCATTAAAGATTCTGCTTTTTTTATGCTTCATAATGCCGCATTAAATTCCACTGCCGATATTAGTCAAAAAGGAGAAAAATACGATTTCATTGGCAATCCAACCGAATGCGCTCTACTTGTTTTTGGAGAGAAAATAGGATTCCACTATAAAGAAATACGCAAGAATTTTAAAATCTTACATTCCTTTCCTTTTTCTTCCCAAACAAAAAATATGACAAGTCTAGTAGAATTCAAAGGAAAAGTTCTTTGCCTAAGCAAAGGAAGTCCCGAAAAAATCCTAAGTCAATGCAAGATGATGCCTTGCCAAGATACACTAAAGATTAACAAACAAATTCTTTACTTCCAAAATCTTGCCTATCGGGTTATTGCCTTTGCACACAAAGAAATTGCAGATGATGGGGATTTTAAAAATAGAGAATTGCTTGAATCTGAAATGATTTTTGATGGCTTTGTAGCGATTTCTGATCCATTGCGTCCTGAAGTATATGAAGCTATTATGGACTGCAAAAAAGCAGGAATTGATGTTAAGATTCTAACAGGAGACAACCTATCTACTGCTAAAGCCATTGGAAATCAACTACATTTACTAGATCATAATTCTATTGCCATTGAAGCTAGTGAGCTAGAAAATTTAAACCAAAAAGAATTACTTCAAATTCTCCCAAAAATCAAAATCATTGCGCGATCCACACCAGATACCAAGATGCAAATTGTTAATACTCTAAAATCTCAAGGTAATGTTGTAGCGTTAAGCGGAGATGGAATTAACGATGCTCCAGCCCTTAAAAATGCCGATGTTGGAATCGCTATGGGAATTAGCGGGACAGAAGTCTCCAAAGCAGCTAGTGATATTATCTTACTTAATGATAGTTTTGCAACCATTGTTAAAGCTATTGAATGGGGGCGAGGCATCTATCAAAATTTCCAACGCTTCATTCAATTCCAACTCACCGTCAATCTTTCCTCTGTAATAATTGTTTTGTTTGCAGTTATCGCAGGATTAACAGCACCCTTTAGTGCTTTGCAACTTTTATGGGTAAATCTCATTATGGATGGACCACCTGCGCTAACCTTAGGATTAGAGCCTATTTCAAAAAACCTTTTAGCCCAAAAACCTATTAAGCGAAATGCCAACATTATAACTAAAGATATGCTAATTCTTATTATAATTAATGGAGTATTTATTGCTTTTGTATGCCTCTTGCAATATTTTACAAATTTCTTAGGCGCAACTCCTAAAGAAAAAAGCTCTGTTCTTTTTACACTTTTTGTCATTTTTCAACTCTTTAACGCATTTAATGCAAGAGAACTACATAATCAAAGTATTTTTAAAAACCTTACCAACAATCGCCTTATGCTTGGAGTTTTTATTCTTACTTTTGCTTTGCAAGTCTTAATTGTAGAATTTGGAGGAGAAGCTTTCAAGACAACACCATTGGATTTGATAATGTGGATAAAAATATTATTTGTAGGTTTTAGTGTTATTATTGTGGGAGAAATTGTTCGCTTTTTACTCAAAATTTCTAGGAAAAATAATCTTTCCTAG
- a CDS encoding heavy metal translocating P-type ATPase, whose product MTKRYCDHCRLEFDESVLIQTEIANQKKYFCCRGCEGVYRLLQTQGLEDFYSKLGDQKLEPIQENKNTDFMQYDSVSFLEHYGEKKGDFFEISLILERIHCIACVWLNEKILSQQEGIVEVHINYTNNKATISFDPTLIKVSQIIQIIQQIGYDAHFYDSRLQETYAKKEKKDYYIKMVVGIFCVMNIMWIAVAQYAGYFSGISQEMRNILNIAGFILATPVLFFSGGVFWRGAYMAFKYKSPNMDLLVISGATLAYIYSIYASFRGGETYFESVAMIITFVLIGKFLEIRGKKSAIDSLDKLNAQIPFSVMVKVGENFQEKSIESVEVGDVIQVKVGDRVALDGILLSKEALCDESALSGESLPQEKIKGQNIYSGSLALNKSFIYEVTKVFKESLMTKIVNLVEDSLNVRPKIQEVANKISRYFSSVILLFALITFGLWYLVWEVSFDKSLMVMISVIIIACPCALALATPIASLVGLGEAFKQKVLFKEARFLEVIAKANTLVVDKTGTLTEGKLQVIGLRDFGAEMSDFEILYGMVEKSSHPISVALLEYFEKSYKKAQIESVEQISARGIKAEINGKCYVGGNLELLKESGVALPKDLQESQNSVFYFAREDRLLAEFSLEDTLKKDAKESIEKIQKMGIKVILLSGDNRSVCQRVAQSLGISEYYAKQNPINKADFIDKLHKEGQVVVMAGDGINDSIAFGRSDIAIAMGSGIDVAISISDIVVLDDRVGGIAEAFRIGKRTFKFIKQNLWISLLYNAFMIPLAMLGYVIPLVAALSMSLSSLVVVGNSLRIKR is encoded by the coding sequence ATGACTAAAAGGTATTGTGATCATTGTCGTTTAGAGTTTGATGAATCAGTTTTAATTCAAACAGAAATTGCTAATCAAAAAAAATATTTTTGTTGCAGGGGTTGTGAGGGGGTTTATAGATTATTGCAAACTCAAGGTTTGGAGGATTTTTACTCCAAACTAGGCGATCAAAAATTAGAACCCATTCAAGAAAATAAAAACACGGATTTTATGCAGTATGATTCGGTATCTTTTTTGGAGCATTATGGAGAAAAAAAGGGGGATTTTTTTGAAATCTCTTTGATTTTGGAAAGGATTCACTGCATTGCTTGTGTATGGCTAAATGAAAAAATTCTCTCTCAACAAGAAGGGATTGTTGAAGTTCATATTAATTATACGAACAATAAAGCAACAATCTCATTTGATCCTACTTTAATAAAAGTCTCACAAATTATCCAAATAATTCAACAAATCGGTTATGATGCGCATTTTTATGATTCAAGATTGCAAGAAACCTATGCCAAAAAAGAAAAAAAAGACTATTATATAAAAATGGTTGTTGGAATCTTTTGCGTGATGAATATTATGTGGATTGCTGTGGCGCAATATGCAGGCTATTTTTCAGGAATCTCACAAGAAATGCGAAATATTTTAAACATTGCCGGATTTATTTTAGCAACTCCTGTATTATTTTTTAGTGGCGGAGTATTTTGGCGTGGGGCTTATATGGCTTTTAAATACAAGTCTCCCAATATGGATTTGCTTGTTATTAGTGGTGCTACTTTGGCTTATATTTATTCAATTTATGCAAGTTTTAGGGGTGGAGAAACTTACTTTGAATCAGTGGCAATGATTATTACTTTTGTTTTGATTGGGAAGTTTTTGGAGATTCGGGGTAAAAAAAGTGCCATAGATAGTTTAGATAAACTTAATGCGCAAATACCATTTAGTGTTATGGTGAAAGTGGGTGAAAATTTTCAAGAAAAATCCATAGAATCAGTGGAAGTAGGAGATGTTATACAAGTTAAAGTGGGTGATAGGGTAGCACTTGATGGGATTTTACTCTCCAAAGAAGCCTTGTGTGATGAGAGTGCTTTGAGTGGGGAATCATTACCGCAAGAAAAAATAAAAGGACAAAATATCTATTCTGGTTCTTTGGCATTAAATAAAAGTTTTATTTATGAAGTTACTAAGGTTTTTAAAGAATCTTTAATGACAAAGATTGTGAATTTAGTTGAAGATTCTTTAAATGTGCGTCCAAAAATTCAAGAAGTGGCAAATAAGATTTCGCGTTATTTTTCATCTGTGATTCTTTTGTTTGCTTTGATAACTTTTGGGTTGTGGTATTTAGTTTGGGAAGTGAGTTTTGATAAAAGTTTAATGGTGATGATTTCTGTGATTATCATTGCTTGTCCTTGTGCTTTGGCTTTGGCTACACCTATTGCTTCTTTGGTTGGACTTGGAGAGGCTTTTAAACAAAAGGTACTTTTTAAGGAAGCAAGATTTTTAGAAGTGATTGCTAAGGCAAATACTTTAGTGGTGGATAAAACAGGTACACTAACAGAAGGCAAATTGCAAGTTATTGGATTAAGGGATTTTGGTGCAGAGATGAGTGATTTTGAGATTTTGTATGGAATGGTAGAAAAAAGCTCTCATCCAATTAGTGTGGCGTTATTAGAGTATTTTGAAAAATCGTATAAAAAAGCACAGATAGAGAGTGTGGAGCAAATTAGCGCTAGGGGGATTAAAGCAGAAATTAATGGTAAATGCTATGTAGGTGGAAATTTAGAGCTACTTAAAGAAAGTGGTGTGGCATTGCCAAAGGATTTGCAAGAATCGCAAAATAGTGTTTTTTATTTTGCTAGAGAGGATCGCCTTTTGGCGGAATTTTCATTGGAAGATACACTCAAAAAAGATGCAAAAGAATCCATAGAAAAGATTCAAAAAATGGGAATCAAAGTAATTTTGCTAAGTGGTGATAATAGAAGTGTTTGCCAAAGGGTAGCGCAAAGTCTTGGGATTAGCGAATATTATGCTAAGCAAAACCCTATTAACAAAGCAGATTTTATTGATAAACTTCACAAAGAAGGTCAGGTGGTGGTTATGGCAGGGGATGGGATTAATGATTCTATTGCTTTTGGGCGAAGTGATATTGCTATTGCAATGGGCAGTGGGATTGATGTTGCCATTAGCATTAGCGATATAGTGGTGCTTGATGATAGGGTAGGTGGTATTGCTGAGGCTTTTAGAATCGGAAAAAGAACCTTTAAATTTATCAAACAAAATCTTTGGATTTCGTTGCTATATAATGCCTTTATGATTCCACTTGCAATGTTAGGTTATGTTATTCCACTTGTTGCAGCGCTTTCTATGTCTTTAAGTTCTCTTGTTGTTGTGGGTAATAGTCTGCGAATAAAAAGATAA
- a CDS encoding LL-diaminopimelate aminotransferase: MFDEIEFERIKRLPKYVFAAINEIKLQMRQNGEDVIDFSMGNPDGPTPNHIIEKLCEAAHKPKNHGYSASKGIYKLRLAIADTYKRKYGVELNPDTQVCVSMGSKEGYVHLVQAITNPGDTAVVAEPAYPIHYYAFILSGANVATFGLKWNEDYELDMESYFQSLKNALHNTMPKPKFVVTNFPHNPTTIVVYKEFYERLVALAKQERFYIINDIAYADLSFDGYVAPSIFEVDGALDVAVEGYTLSKSYNMAGWRVGCFVGNERLIGALQKIKSWLDYGIYTPIQIASTIALNGNQECVKEIADKYEKRMEVLIESFGAAGWKMKKPKASMFIWAEIPECVKHLGSMEFSKQLLQEAKIAVSPGIGFGHEGDNYVRIALIENENRIRQAARNLKKFLSQFKA; this comes from the coding sequence ATGTTTGATGAAATTGAGTTTGAGAGAATAAAAAGATTACCAAAATATGTGTTTGCCGCTATCAATGAGATTAAGTTGCAAATGCGACAAAATGGTGAAGATGTCATTGATTTTAGTATGGGAAATCCTGATGGTCCCACTCCAAATCATATTATTGAAAAGCTTTGTGAAGCAGCCCATAAGCCAAAAAACCACGGATATTCTGCAAGCAAAGGAATCTATAAGTTACGACTAGCAATTGCGGATACTTATAAGCGTAAATATGGGGTGGAATTAAATCCAGATACACAAGTGTGCGTGTCAATGGGTTCTAAAGAGGGTTATGTGCATTTGGTGCAAGCTATTACCAATCCAGGTGATACAGCAGTTGTTGCAGAGCCAGCTTATCCTATTCATTACTATGCCTTTATTTTATCGGGTGCAAATGTTGCAACTTTTGGGTTAAAATGGAATGAGGATTATGAATTGGATATGGAATCATATTTTCAATCGCTCAAAAACGCACTACACAATACAATGCCTAAGCCAAAATTTGTTGTAACAAATTTTCCACACAATCCAACGACTATTGTAGTGTATAAGGAGTTTTATGAAAGATTGGTAGCATTAGCCAAACAAGAGCGATTTTATATTATTAATGATATTGCCTATGCGGATTTGAGTTTTGATGGCTATGTGGCGCCTTCTATTTTTGAAGTGGATGGAGCCTTGGATGTTGCTGTTGAGGGTTATACACTTTCAAAAAGTTATAATATGGCAGGTTGGCGTGTGGGTTGTTTTGTGGGGAATGAAAGATTAATTGGCGCATTACAAAAAATTAAAAGTTGGCTAGATTATGGGATTTATACTCCTATTCAAATTGCTTCTACTATCGCACTTAATGGGAATCAAGAATGTGTTAAAGAAATTGCAGATAAATATGAAAAGAGAATGGAAGTTTTAATAGAGAGTTTTGGGGCAGCTGGATGGAAAATGAAAAAGCCTAAAGCAAGCATGTTTATTTGGGCAGAAATTCCTGAATGTGTAAAGCATTTAGGAAGTATGGAGTTTTCTAAACAATTATTGCAAGAAGCAAAAATTGCTGTAAGTCCGGGGATTGGATTTGGGCATGAAGGGGATAATTATGTGCGAATTGCATTGATTGAAAATGAAAATAGAATCCGCCAAGCCGCTAGAAATCTCAAAAAGTTTTTATCACAATTTAAAGCATAA
- the rlmB gene encoding 23S rRNA (guanosine(2251)-2'-O)-methyltransferase RlmB — MVVYGKRIVELILAQHQERIINIYLAKEIDKAFFNRLKKTQKPILRLDSKKAQAMAKGGNHQGYLLEIEALEPVEFRSIKSMDFVLVLCGISDVGNLGSLFRSAYGLGVDGIVICGIHDFKQEGVLRVSSGAMLGMPFCVVYNPLDVFHELKQAGFALLGTSLQGQNLPISLESKKALVLGNEGEGLSKKVLAKMDYNLTIPMKRDFDSLNVGVAGAILIDRIINGRD; from the coding sequence ATGGTCGTTTATGGAAAGCGTATTGTTGAGCTAATTTTGGCGCAGCATCAAGAAAGAATTATTAATATTTATTTGGCTAAAGAAATTGATAAAGCTTTTTTCAATCGCTTAAAAAAAACACAAAAACCAATTTTAAGGTTGGATTCTAAAAAAGCACAAGCAATGGCAAAGGGCGGGAATCACCAAGGGTATTTGCTAGAGATTGAAGCCCTAGAGCCAGTGGAATTTCGCTCCATTAAGTCTATGGATTTTGTGCTTGTTTTATGTGGAATTAGCGATGTTGGGAATTTGGGTTCTTTGTTTCGTAGTGCTTATGGGCTTGGCGTGGATGGTATTGTGATTTGTGGGATTCATGACTTCAAGCAAGAAGGTGTTTTGAGAGTGAGTTCAGGGGCAATGCTTGGAATGCCTTTTTGCGTGGTATACAATCCTTTGGATGTTTTTCATGAACTAAAACAGGCAGGTTTTGCATTGCTTGGGACAAGTTTGCAAGGGCAAAATTTACCGATTTCTTTAGAGAGTAAAAAAGCATTAGTTTTAGGTAATGAGGGCGAAGGGCTTTCAAAAAAGGTCTTAGCAAAAATGGATTATAATCTTACAATCCCTATGAAAAGAGATTTTGATTCGCTTAATGTGGGCGTAGCGGGAGCAATTTTAATAGATAGGATAATCAATGGAAGAGATTGA
- the rsmI gene encoding 16S rRNA (cytidine(1402)-2'-O)-methyltransferase — protein MVTFLPTPIGNLQDISFHTLEVLERCEVLLCEDTRVTKKLLSLLVERGFLKNKIYQYIPFHTHNQAEFLKQVSLDFFSQDIAFLSDAGMPCISDPGVELVRFLQINALEYEVVGGISALTLAVAFSGIVEKEFTFLGFPPHKKKERLENFAENFKSAYPLIYYESPHRLLETLEMMCEVDSQRVVFLAKELTKKYQQTYKGTLQEVLKELQKTSIKGEWVVVLENKKEIEKEKTLTQEMIYLLDIPPKIKAKILSKLNNKPASEYYDLLCQK, from the coding sequence ATGGTTACTTTTCTTCCTACTCCAATAGGAAATTTACAAGATATTTCATTCCATACTTTAGAGGTTTTAGAGAGATGTGAAGTGCTTTTGTGTGAAGATACAAGAGTTACTAAAAAACTTCTCTCTTTGCTGGTAGAGCGTGGTTTTTTAAAAAACAAAATTTATCAATATATTCCCTTTCACACACACAATCAAGCTGAATTTTTAAAACAAGTTTCTTTGGATTTTTTTTCACAAGACATTGCTTTTTTGAGTGATGCAGGTATGCCTTGTATTAGCGACCCTGGAGTGGAGTTGGTGCGATTTTTACAAATCAATGCTTTGGAATATGAGGTGGTAGGTGGTATTAGCGCTTTAACTTTGGCGGTGGCTTTTAGTGGAATTGTAGAGAAAGAATTTACTTTTTTGGGATTCCCCCCTCATAAGAAAAAGGAGCGTTTAGAAAATTTTGCAGAAAATTTTAAAAGTGCTTACCCACTTATTTATTATGAATCGCCTCATCGTTTGCTAGAAACACTAGAGATGATGTGCGAAGTGGATAGTCAAAGAGTGGTTTTTTTGGCAAAAGAACTCACTAAAAAATATCAACAAACTTATAAAGGCACACTTCAAGAAGTTTTAAAAGAATTACAAAAAACTTCTATTAAGGGAGAATGGGTTGTGGTGCTAGAAAATAAAAAAGAGATAGAAAAAGAAAAAACACTCACTCAAGAAATGATTTATTTATTAGACATACCTCCAAAAATCAAAGCAAAAATATTGTCAAAATTAAACAATAAACCAGCAAGTGAATATTATGATTTGCTGTGTCAAAAATAA
- the rpmE gene encoding 50S ribosomal protein L31, giving the protein MKKGIHPEYVPCKVTCVTSGKEIEVMSVKPELRIDISSFCHPFYTGSDKVVDTAGRVEKFKQRYNLK; this is encoded by the coding sequence ATGAAAAAAGGAATTCACCCAGAATATGTGCCTTGTAAAGTAACTTGTGTTACAAGCGGAAAAGAGATTGAAGTAATGAGTGTTAAGCCAGAGTTGAGAATCGATATTTCTTCTTTTTGCCATCCTTTTTATACAGGTTCTGATAAAGTTGTAGATACTGCAGGTAGGGTAGAGAAGTTTAAACAAAGATATAATCTTAAATAA
- the hisS gene encoding histidine--tRNA ligase, translated as MPITPRTLSGFKDRLPKEAYAKSQMLKSIVTSFEKFGFTPIETPHLEYAEILKKQGSDEIQKEMYHFIDHGGREVALRFDLTLPLARFISQYKNELGLPFKRYCIGNVFRGERAQKGRYREFTQCDFDFIGTQSIGSDAEIIQVIFQSLSDLGLKNFTIHINNRKIFNGLCESLNAKEDTTEILRIIDKIDKIGQDSVSKELQEKTSLTPTQIQTLLEFIALKQEGDSLKFLSLLSPYKAYNQTLKEGLEELEALCEILASLIPQNFYQINLSIARGLGYYTGIIYETTLGDLPSLGSVCSGGRYDNLTQNFSNEKMSGVGASIGLDRLLAGLEELGLITSSTPAKAILIPLDNLQYAYATAKSLRELGIKIEVYPEVIKPQKAFKYANNKGYKWVIITGESEQATHSASLKNMQNGEQQNQLSLEKIADILK; from the coding sequence ATGCCTATCACACCTCGCACACTTAGTGGTTTTAAAGACAGACTTCCCAAAGAAGCTTATGCTAAATCACAGATGCTAAAAAGTATTGTAACTTCCTTTGAAAAGTTTGGCTTTACCCCTATTGAAACCCCGCATTTAGAATATGCCGAAATTCTAAAAAAACAAGGAAGCGATGAAATCCAAAAAGAAATGTATCATTTCATTGATCATGGCGGTCGTGAAGTGGCATTGAGATTTGACTTAACTTTGCCACTTGCTCGATTTATTTCTCAATACAAAAATGAACTTGGGTTACCCTTTAAGCGCTATTGTATTGGAAATGTCTTTCGCGGAGAAAGAGCACAAAAAGGGCGTTATAGAGAATTCACACAATGCGATTTTGATTTCATTGGAACACAAAGCATTGGAAGTGATGCAGAGATTATACAAGTAATTTTCCAAAGTTTAAGTGATTTGGGCTTAAAAAACTTCACAATCCATATCAACAATCGCAAAATTTTTAATGGCTTATGTGAATCGCTAAATGCTAAAGAGGATACCACTGAAATCCTAAGAATCATTGATAAAATTGATAAAATTGGGCAAGATTCCGTAAGCAAAGAGCTCCAAGAAAAAACTTCGCTCACACCAACTCAAATCCAAACTTTGCTTGAATTTATTGCACTCAAACAAGAGGGCGATTCTCTTAAATTCCTTTCCTTGCTTTCTCCTTATAAGGCTTATAATCAAACACTCAAAGAAGGCTTAGAAGAATTAGAAGCGCTTTGTGAGATTCTAGCCTCCCTAATCCCTCAAAACTTTTATCAAATTAATCTTTCTATTGCAAGGGGTTTAGGCTATTACACAGGAATTATTTATGAAACTACATTAGGGGATTTACCCTCTTTGGGTTCGGTTTGTTCTGGAGGTAGATATGATAATCTCACACAAAACTTTTCTAATGAAAAAATGAGTGGAGTGGGCGCAAGCATTGGACTTGATAGGCTTTTAGCGGGATTAGAAGAATTAGGACTGATTACTTCTAGCACACCTGCCAAAGCTATTTTAATCCCACTTGACAATCTCCAATATGCTTATGCCACTGCAAAAAGCTTGAGAGAACTTGGAATAAAAATTGAAGTTTATCCAGAAGTTATTAAACCACAAAAGGCTTTTAAATATGCCAACAACAAAGGCTACAAATGGGTTATTATAACTGGAGAAAGCGAACAAGCCACCCATAGCGCTTCACTAAAAAATATGCAAAACGGAGAACAACAAAATCAACTCTCCCTAGAAAAAATTGCAGATATTCTTAAGTAA
- the tsaD gene encoding tRNA (adenosine(37)-N6)-threonylcarbamoyltransferase complex transferase subunit TsaD translates to MILSIESSCDDSSIAITQIKDKKIVFHQKISQEREHSSYGGVVPEIASRLHAEILPQILEHTQPYFKDLKAIAVTTEPGLNITLMEGLMMAKTLSFALEIPLISVNHLKGHLYSLFLEQEAIFPLGALLVSGGHTMLLEARSFNEINIIAQTIDDSFGESFDKVSKMLRLGYPGGPIVERYAKKGNDRAFELPLPLKSKKDFAFSFSGLKNAVRLVIQKQESPNEAFMGDVCASFQRVAIEHLSKKTQIFFEKNSKSADSWKYFGVIGGASANLVLRNEIQKICDYYGVILLLAPLEYCSDNAAMIGRVALESYLRGEWSDFNLQVKPRVSSL, encoded by the coding sequence TTGATTTTAAGTATTGAGAGTAGTTGTGATGATAGTTCGATTGCTATTACGCAAATCAAAGATAAAAAGATTGTTTTTCATCAAAAAATCTCACAAGAAAGGGAGCATTCTAGTTATGGGGGAGTGGTCCCTGAAATCGCAAGTCGTTTGCATGCAGAGATTCTTCCGCAAATTTTAGAGCACACTCAACCTTATTTTAAAGACTTAAAAGCCATTGCAGTTACGACAGAGCCTGGGTTAAATATTACTTTAATGGAAGGCTTAATGATGGCAAAAACCCTAAGCTTTGCACTTGAAATTCCTCTTATTAGCGTAAATCACCTTAAAGGACATTTGTATTCGCTCTTTTTAGAGCAAGAAGCGATTTTTCCCTTGGGGGCTTTGCTGGTTTCTGGTGGTCATACAATGCTGCTTGAAGCAAGAAGTTTTAATGAAATTAATATCATTGCGCAAACTATTGATGATAGCTTTGGAGAAAGCTTTGATAAGGTTTCAAAAATGCTTAGGCTTGGTTATCCTGGAGGTCCTATTGTGGAGCGCTATGCAAAAAAAGGTAATGATAGGGCTTTTGAATTGCCTTTACCCCTCAAAAGCAAAAAGGATTTTGCTTTTAGTTTCTCTGGGTTAAAAAATGCTGTGCGACTAGTCATACAAAAACAAGAATCGCCAAATGAAGCTTTTATGGGAGATGTTTGTGCAAGTTTTCAAAGAGTGGCAATTGAACATTTGAGTAAAAAAACTCAAATATTTTTTGAGAAAAATTCTAAAAGTGCTGATTCTTGGAAATATTTTGGAGTTATTGGTGGGGCTAGTGCAAATCTTGTGTTGCGCAATGAGATTCAAAAAATATGTGATTATTATGGAGTTATATTGCTTTTAGCACCTTTGGAGTATTGTTCGGATAATGCAGCAATGATAGGCAGAGTTGCCTTAGAATCATACCTTAGAGGCGAATGGAGTGATTTTAATTTGCAAGTGAAACCTAGAGTGTCAAGTCTCTAG